One Mycolicibacterium crocinum DNA window includes the following coding sequences:
- a CDS encoding very short patch repair endonuclease, whose product MADHLSPQGRSRNMAAIRSKNTKPELALRKALREVGATGYRLHRKDVPGRPDLAFIRWKVAVFVDGVFWHGHPDHWNPETASSDYWRTKIARNIERDRAADGALHDLGWRVVRMWDQDVNADITGCVDRVRQALAASGWTGPGNLSRD is encoded by the coding sequence GTGGCGGATCACCTGTCGCCCCAGGGGCGGTCCCGGAATATGGCCGCGATCCGGTCGAAAAACACCAAACCCGAACTCGCTCTACGGAAGGCGCTCCGCGAGGTAGGCGCGACCGGCTACCGGCTACACCGCAAGGACGTTCCCGGTCGGCCTGACCTCGCCTTCATACGGTGGAAGGTCGCCGTGTTCGTGGACGGCGTTTTCTGGCATGGCCACCCCGACCACTGGAATCCCGAGACTGCCTCGTCGGACTACTGGCGGACCAAGATCGCTCGCAACATCGAACGCGACCGCGCCGCTGACGGAGCCTTGCATGACTTGGGCTGGCGCGTTGTGCGGATGTGGGACCAGGATGTCAATGCCGACATCACGGGCTGCGTCGACCGCGTGCGGCAGGCTCTCGCTGCGAGCGGCTGGACCGGCCCCGGCAATCTGTCACGCGACTGA
- a CDS encoding DNA cytosine methyltransferase → MTSVEICTGAGGQALGLHKAGFVHRAVVEIDPHACATLRANHPEWNVLEQDLLAEWDASAYAGVDLLAGGVPCPPFSKAGRQLGADDERDLFPRALDLAEVLQPKAVMLENVRGLLDPVFAEYREGVNQRLRDLGYEPSWRLLNASDYGVPQLRPRVILVAIRKGLREFEWPEPQKEPALTVGEALKDLMAANGWEGADRWAQRANTVAPTLVGGSKKHGGPDLGPTRARQAWLALGVDGKTIAEESPEPGYVGLPRLTVRMAARLQGFPDDWEFVGRKTNAYRQVGNAFPPPVAEAVGKQIKKAIRAPRKKPLRSVA, encoded by the coding sequence CTGACTTCGGTCGAGATATGCACAGGCGCGGGAGGTCAGGCGCTCGGACTGCACAAGGCGGGCTTCGTTCACCGGGCGGTGGTCGAGATTGATCCACATGCGTGCGCGACGCTGCGGGCGAACCATCCCGAATGGAACGTCCTCGAGCAAGACCTGCTCGCCGAATGGGACGCATCCGCTTACGCCGGTGTTGATCTGCTGGCCGGTGGCGTGCCGTGTCCTCCGTTCTCGAAGGCTGGACGCCAGCTAGGTGCGGACGATGAACGCGATCTCTTTCCGCGTGCGTTGGACCTCGCCGAGGTTCTGCAGCCCAAAGCCGTGATGCTTGAGAACGTGCGCGGCCTGCTCGACCCGGTATTCGCGGAGTACAGAGAAGGCGTCAACCAGCGCCTTCGCGATCTCGGTTACGAGCCTTCCTGGCGGCTGCTGAATGCCTCCGACTACGGAGTGCCGCAGCTGCGGCCTCGGGTCATCCTCGTAGCAATCCGGAAGGGACTCCGGGAATTCGAATGGCCCGAGCCGCAGAAGGAGCCTGCGCTGACCGTGGGCGAGGCACTGAAAGACCTAATGGCAGCCAACGGCTGGGAGGGCGCTGATCGGTGGGCGCAGCGGGCCAACACGGTCGCACCGACCCTCGTTGGAGGGTCCAAGAAGCATGGAGGGCCAGACCTCGGCCCAACACGCGCACGGCAAGCCTGGCTTGCCCTCGGCGTCGACGGCAAGACCATCGCGGAGGAGTCACCCGAACCTGGCTACGTGGGGCTGCCAAGGTTGACCGTTCGGATGGCGGCTCGGCTGCAGGGCTTTCCCGACGACTGGGAGTTCGTGGGACGCAAGACCAATGCCTACCGGCAAGTCGGCAACGCGTTTCCGCCGCCCGTGGCGGAGGCTGTCGGAAAGCAGATCAAGAAGGCGATCAGGGCACCGCGGAAGAAGCCGCTGCGCTCAGTCGCGTGA
- the thrB gene encoding homoserine kinase translates to MTLTLPAGLTSHATVAASSANLGPGFDSLGLALGLYDAIEVEATDAGLVIEVDGEGAGQVPQTPEHLVVRALHRGLAVGGAEACGLVVRCRNAIPHSRGLGSSAAAVVGGLAAANGLLAQADLDPLTDAQLIQLSSEFEGHPDNAAAAVLGGAVVSWTDTRTTPPTYAAVPLRLHPDIRVFPGIPQVKSSTAETRVLLPDHVSHVDARFNLSRAALLVVALTERPDLLMVATEDVLHQPQRGPAMPASAEYLQMLRRCGVPAVLSGAGPAVLALTTSAELPAEAVEFGTAKGFTVSEMSAGEAVRWSSGVAVRP, encoded by the coding sequence GTGACCCTGACTCTGCCTGCCGGCCTGACCTCGCACGCCACCGTCGCGGCGTCCAGCGCCAACCTCGGCCCGGGCTTCGACAGTCTCGGCCTGGCGCTGGGGCTCTACGACGCGATCGAGGTCGAGGCCACCGACGCGGGGCTGGTCATCGAGGTCGACGGCGAAGGCGCCGGGCAGGTGCCGCAGACCCCCGAGCACCTGGTGGTCCGAGCGTTGCACCGCGGCCTGGCGGTCGGCGGCGCCGAGGCCTGCGGGCTCGTCGTGCGGTGCCGCAACGCGATCCCGCACTCGCGCGGTCTCGGCTCGTCCGCGGCGGCCGTCGTCGGAGGGCTGGCGGCGGCGAATGGCCTTCTGGCACAAGCGGATCTGGATCCGCTCACCGATGCGCAACTGATCCAACTGTCGTCGGAATTCGAGGGTCACCCCGACAACGCGGCGGCCGCGGTGCTCGGCGGAGCGGTGGTGTCGTGGACCGACACCCGGACAACGCCCCCGACGTACGCGGCGGTCCCACTGCGGCTGCATCCCGACATTCGGGTGTTCCCCGGGATTCCGCAGGTGAAGTCGTCGACCGCCGAGACTCGGGTACTGCTTCCCGACCACGTCAGCCACGTCGACGCCCGGTTCAACCTCAGCCGTGCGGCGTTACTGGTGGTCGCGCTCACCGAACGCCCGGACTTGCTGATGGTGGCCACCGAGGACGTCTTGCACCAGCCGCAGCGGGGCCCGGCCATGCCCGCCTCGGCGGAATACCTGCAGATGCTGCGGCGTTGTGGAGTTCCAGCGGTGCTTTCCGGTGCTGGTCCGGCCGTTCTGGCCCTCACGACCAGCGCAGAACTGCCGGCCGAGGCCGTCGAGTTCGGCACCGCGAAGGGATTCACCGTCAGCGAGATGAGCGCCGGCGAAGCAGTTCGCTGGAGCTCAGGTGTCGCGGTCAGGCCCTGA
- a CDS encoding homoserine dehydrogenase has product MTEKAIGVAVLGLGNVGSEVARIIQESAPDLAARIGAPLELRGVAVRKVTDDRGLPTELLTDNVEELVSREDVDLVVEVMGPVEPARKAILTALEGGKSVVTANKALLAQSTGELAQAAERAHVDLYFEAAVAGAIPVIRPLTQSLAGDTVLRVAGIVNGTTNYILSEMASTGADYSSALADASALGYAEADPTADVEGYDAAAKAAILASIAFHTRVTADDVYREGITKITPEDFESAKALDCTIKLLSICERVTGSDGQQRVSARVYPALVPLSHPLANVNGAFNAVVVEAEAAGRLMFYGQGAGGAPTASAVMGDLVMAARNRVQGGRGPRESKYAQLPIAPMGMIETRYYVSMTVTDRPGVLASVAAEFAKRDVSIAEVRQESMADEGARIVVVTHRATDAALSETVAALADHEAVQEVNSVLRLEGTSE; this is encoded by the coding sequence ATGACCGAAAAAGCAATTGGCGTAGCGGTATTGGGCCTGGGCAACGTCGGGAGTGAGGTTGCCCGGATCATTCAGGAGAGTGCACCCGATCTGGCGGCACGCATCGGTGCGCCGCTGGAACTGCGTGGTGTCGCGGTGCGGAAGGTCACCGATGACCGTGGCCTGCCGACCGAGCTACTGACCGACAACGTCGAGGAGCTGGTCTCCCGCGAGGACGTCGACCTCGTGGTCGAGGTGATGGGTCCGGTCGAACCCGCCCGCAAGGCAATCCTGACCGCACTCGAGGGTGGCAAGTCGGTGGTGACCGCCAACAAGGCACTGCTGGCCCAGTCCACCGGAGAGTTGGCCCAAGCCGCCGAACGCGCCCATGTGGACCTGTATTTCGAAGCCGCCGTCGCCGGGGCGATCCCGGTGATCCGGCCGCTGACCCAGTCGCTGGCCGGCGACACCGTGCTGCGGGTGGCCGGCATCGTCAACGGGACCACCAACTACATCCTGTCCGAAATGGCCTCCACCGGAGCTGATTACAGCTCTGCTCTGGCCGACGCGAGCGCTCTGGGATACGCCGAGGCCGACCCGACCGCCGACGTCGAGGGTTATGACGCCGCAGCCAAAGCTGCGATCCTGGCGTCGATCGCGTTCCACACCCGGGTCACCGCCGACGACGTCTACCGCGAGGGCATCACCAAGATCACCCCGGAGGACTTCGAGTCGGCCAAGGCGCTCGATTGCACGATCAAACTGCTGTCGATCTGTGAGCGGGTCACCGGAAGCGATGGCCAGCAACGGGTTTCGGCTCGCGTGTACCCGGCGCTGGTCCCGCTGAGCCACCCGCTGGCCAACGTCAACGGCGCGTTCAACGCCGTCGTCGTCGAGGCGGAGGCTGCCGGGCGGCTGATGTTCTACGGCCAGGGCGCCGGCGGCGCGCCGACCGCCTCGGCGGTGATGGGCGATCTCGTGATGGCCGCCCGTAACCGCGTGCAGGGCGGTCGCGGTCCGCGGGAGTCCAAGTACGCGCAGTTGCCGATCGCGCCGATGGGCATGATCGAAACCCGGTACTACGTCAGCATGACCGTCACCGACCGTCCCGGCGTGTTGGCCTCGGTCGCAGCCGAATTCGCCAAGCGCGACGTCAGCATTGCCGAGGTGCGCCAGGAAAGCATGGCCGACGAGGGTGCGCGCATCGTGGTGGTGACCCACCGGGCCACCGATGCGGCGCTGTCCGAAACTGTTGCGGCGCTGGCCGATCACGAGGCCGTCCAGGAAGTCAACAGCGTGCTGCGTCTGGAGGGAACCAGCGAATGA
- the thrC gene encoding threonine synthase, giving the protein MSSIKASPVHTPWRGLIEAYRDRLPVAADWTPVTLLEGGTPLISATRLSEKTGCTVHLKVEGLNPTGSFKDRGMTMAVTDAVARGQQAVLCASTGNTSASAAAYAARAGITCAVLIPQGKIAMGKLAQAVMHGAKIIQIDGNFDDCLELARKLTNDYPTIALVNSVNPVRIEGQKTAAFEIVDALGTAPDVHSLPVGNAGNITAYWRGYREYHRDGLSDRLPRMLGTQAAGAAPLVSGEPVTNPETIATAIRIGSPASWGGAVAAQQESDGRFLAATDDEILAAYHLVAELEGVFVEPASAASIAGLLKSVEDGWVKRGSTVVCTVTGNGLKDPDTALRDMPEVKPLPVDPGAVVAELGLV; this is encoded by the coding sequence ATGAGCTCAATCAAAGCGTCTCCCGTGCACACCCCGTGGCGCGGACTGATCGAGGCCTACCGGGACCGGCTGCCGGTCGCTGCGGACTGGACGCCGGTCACCCTTCTCGAGGGCGGTACGCCGCTGATCAGTGCCACGCGGTTGTCTGAAAAGACCGGCTGCACAGTTCATTTGAAGGTCGAGGGGCTCAATCCGACCGGGTCGTTCAAGGACCGTGGCATGACGATGGCGGTCACCGATGCCGTCGCCCGCGGTCAGCAGGCCGTGCTGTGCGCCTCCACCGGCAACACCTCGGCGTCGGCGGCGGCCTACGCCGCCCGGGCCGGAATCACCTGTGCGGTGCTGATCCCGCAGGGCAAGATCGCAATGGGCAAGCTGGCGCAGGCAGTCATGCACGGCGCCAAGATCATTCAGATCGATGGCAACTTCGACGACTGCCTGGAACTCGCCCGCAAGCTCACCAACGACTATCCGACCATCGCGCTGGTGAACAGCGTGAACCCGGTGCGCATCGAGGGCCAGAAGACCGCGGCCTTCGAAATCGTCGACGCGCTGGGCACCGCGCCCGACGTGCACTCGCTGCCGGTCGGCAACGCAGGCAACATCACCGCGTACTGGCGGGGCTACCGCGAATACCACCGCGACGGCCTGTCGGACCGGCTGCCGCGCATGCTGGGCACGCAGGCCGCCGGTGCGGCGCCGCTGGTGTCCGGTGAGCCGGTCACCAACCCGGAGACCATCGCCACCGCGATCCGCATCGGCTCGCCGGCGTCCTGGGGCGGCGCGGTGGCGGCGCAGCAGGAGTCCGACGGCCGCTTCCTGGCCGCCACCGATGACGAGATTCTCGCCGCGTATCACCTGGTCGCCGAACTGGAAGGCGTGTTCGTCGAGCCCGCGTCGGCCGCCAGCATCGCCGGTCTGCTGAAGTCCGTCGAGGACGGCTGGGTCAAGCGGGGCTCGACGGTGGTGTGCACCGTGACGGGCAACGGCCTGAAGGATCCCGACACCGCACTGCGCGACATGCCAGAAGTGAAGCCGTTGCCGGTCGACCCAGGTGCTGTTGTCGCTGAGCTGGGCCTGGTCTGA
- the argS gene encoding arginine--tRNA ligase produces the protein MTPADLAELLRTTAAAVLTEHDLDPAALPATVTVERPRNPEHGDYATNLALQLGKKVGANPRELAGWLATALAEADGISAAEVAGPGFVNLRIEASAQGVIVTNVLAAGTSYGNSTALDGTAINLEFVSANPTGPIHIGGTRWAAVGDALGRLLSTQGAAVTREYYFNDHGAQIDRFTNSLIAAATGEPTPEDGYAGDYIKDIADQVLAKAPDALSQTGDEQKETFRSIGVDLMFDHIKESLHEFGTDFDVYTHEDSMHTSGRVDQAIAKLRQTGNIYEKDGATWLRTTEFGDDKDRVVIKSDGQPAYIAGDLAYYLDKRQRGFDLCIYMLGADHHGYIARLKAAAAALGDDPDTVEVLIGQMVNLVRDGQPVRMSKRAGTVITLDDLVEAIGVDAARYSLTRSSVDTPIDIDLQLWSSASNENPVYYVQYAHARLSALARNAADLGLTPDTAHLDLLTHDKEGALIRNLGEFSRVLKAGAALREPHRVCRYLEDLAGDYHRFYDSCRVLPMGDEEPTDLHRARLALCAATRQVIANGLAILGVSAPERM, from the coding sequence GTGACACCCGCCGACCTCGCCGAGCTGCTCAGGACCACCGCCGCCGCGGTGCTCACCGAGCATGACCTGGATCCCGCCGCCCTGCCCGCGACGGTGACCGTCGAGCGTCCGCGCAACCCTGAGCACGGCGACTACGCGACCAACCTGGCGCTTCAGCTGGGGAAGAAGGTCGGCGCCAATCCCCGCGAGCTGGCCGGCTGGCTGGCGACGGCCCTGGCCGAGGCCGACGGCATCTCCGCCGCCGAGGTAGCCGGTCCCGGCTTCGTGAACCTACGTATCGAGGCGTCCGCGCAGGGCGTCATCGTCACCAATGTCCTGGCCGCGGGGACGAGCTACGGCAACTCCACCGCCCTCGACGGCACCGCGATCAACCTCGAGTTCGTCTCGGCCAACCCGACCGGCCCCATCCACATCGGCGGCACCCGCTGGGCCGCGGTCGGTGACGCGCTGGGCCGGCTGTTGAGCACCCAGGGCGCGGCGGTCACCCGGGAGTACTACTTCAACGATCACGGTGCCCAGATCGATCGCTTCACCAACTCGTTGATCGCCGCCGCAACCGGCGAGCCGACGCCCGAGGACGGCTACGCCGGCGACTACATCAAAGACATCGCCGACCAGGTGCTGGCCAAGGCGCCCGACGCGCTCAGCCAGACCGGCGACGAGCAGAAGGAGACCTTTCGCTCCATCGGTGTGGACCTGATGTTCGACCACATCAAGGAATCGCTGCACGAGTTCGGCACCGACTTCGACGTCTACACCCACGAAGACTCGATGCACACCAGCGGGCGTGTCGACCAGGCGATCGCCAAGCTGCGGCAGACCGGCAACATCTACGAGAAGGACGGCGCAACTTGGTTGCGCACAACGGAATTCGGCGACGATAAGGACCGGGTGGTCATCAAGAGTGACGGTCAGCCCGCCTACATCGCCGGTGACCTCGCGTACTACCTGGACAAGCGTCAGCGCGGATTCGACCTGTGCATCTACATGCTCGGCGCCGACCACCACGGCTACATCGCCCGGCTCAAAGCCGCCGCGGCCGCCCTCGGTGACGACCCCGACACCGTCGAGGTGCTGATCGGCCAGATGGTTAATCTCGTGCGCGACGGCCAGCCGGTCCGGATGAGCAAGCGGGCGGGGACTGTCATCACCCTCGACGATCTGGTCGAGGCCATCGGCGTGGACGCGGCGCGCTACTCGCTGACCCGGTCCTCGGTGGACACCCCGATCGACATCGACCTGCAGCTGTGGTCCTCGGCGTCCAACGAAAACCCGGTCTATTACGTGCAATACGCGCACGCCCGGCTCTCGGCGCTGGCCCGCAACGCCGCCGACCTGGGCCTGACTCCCGATACCGCGCACCTGGATCTGCTCACCCATGACAAAGAGGGCGCGCTCATCCGCAACCTCGGCGAGTTCAGCCGGGTGCTCAAAGCTGGTGCCGCGCTGCGTGAGCCACACCGGGTCTGCCGCTACCTCGAAGATCTCGCCGGTGATTACCACCGGTTCTATGACTCGTGCCGAGTGCTGCCGATGGGCGATGAGGAGCCGACCGATCTGCATCGCGCACGGCTCGCGTTGTGCGCGGCAACCCGTCAGGTGATCGCCAATGGTCTTGCCATCCTCGGCGTTTCGGCACCGGAGCGGATGTGA
- the lysA gene encoding diaminopimelate decarboxylase, translating to MNAHPAGPRHAEEIHHGGAPQQPQTAAEVLSLAPNVWPRNVVRKDDGEVSIAGVMVTDLAAEYGTPLFVIDEDDFRGRCREIAVAFGGGHNVHYASKAFLCTEIARWVDQEGLSLDVASGGELAVALHANFPAERIALHGNNKSVDELITAVKAGVGHIVLDSMTEIERLDTIAGEAGVVQDVLLRVTVGVEAHTHEFIATAHEDQKFGLSLASGAAMDAVRRVFATDHLRLVGLHSHIGSQIFDVAGFELAAHRVIGLLRDVVAEFGVDKTAQMAIVDLGGGLGISYLPQEDPPPIADLAGKLEAIVRSESAAVGLPTPRLVVEPGRAIAGPGTVTLYQVGTVKDVAIGSGQSRCYISVDGGMSDNIRPALYGAEYDVRLVSRVTDAAPTLARIVGKHCESGDIIVRDTWVPGDVTPGDLLAVAATGAYCYSMSSRYNLIGRPAVVAVRDGRARLILRRETVDDLLSLEVR from the coding sequence GTGAACGCTCACCCTGCCGGACCGCGCCACGCCGAGGAGATTCACCACGGCGGGGCACCGCAGCAGCCGCAGACCGCCGCCGAGGTGCTGTCGCTTGCGCCGAATGTGTGGCCGCGCAACGTGGTTCGTAAAGATGATGGCGAGGTGTCGATCGCCGGTGTCATGGTGACCGATCTGGCCGCCGAGTACGGCACGCCCTTGTTCGTCATCGACGAGGACGACTTCCGCGGCCGGTGCCGCGAGATCGCCGTGGCGTTCGGCGGCGGGCACAACGTGCATTACGCCAGTAAAGCGTTCCTGTGCACCGAGATCGCCCGCTGGGTCGACCAGGAGGGTCTGTCGCTGGACGTCGCCAGCGGTGGTGAGCTCGCCGTGGCACTGCACGCCAACTTCCCGGCTGAGCGAATCGCCTTGCACGGCAACAACAAATCGGTCGACGAGTTGATCACCGCGGTCAAGGCGGGCGTCGGCCACATCGTGCTGGACTCGATGACCGAGATCGAGCGACTCGACACCATCGCCGGCGAGGCTGGTGTGGTGCAGGACGTGCTACTCCGCGTCACCGTCGGCGTCGAGGCGCACACCCACGAGTTCATCGCCACCGCGCACGAGGATCAGAAGTTCGGGCTGTCGCTGGCCAGCGGGGCGGCCATGGACGCGGTGCGGCGGGTGTTCGCCACCGATCATCTGCGCCTGGTCGGTCTGCACAGTCACATCGGCTCGCAGATCTTCGACGTGGCCGGCTTCGAGCTGGCCGCCCACCGCGTCATCGGACTGCTGCGTGACGTCGTCGCCGAATTCGGGGTGGACAAGACCGCGCAGATGGCGATAGTCGACCTCGGTGGGGGACTGGGCATTTCCTATCTGCCGCAAGAAGATCCGCCACCGATCGCGGATCTGGCAGGCAAGCTCGAGGCCATCGTGCGCAGCGAGTCGGCAGCCGTAGGGCTGCCGACGCCGCGCCTCGTCGTCGAGCCGGGCAGGGCGATCGCCGGGCCGGGCACTGTGACGCTGTACCAGGTCGGCACGGTCAAGGACGTCGCGATCGGTTCGGGACAGTCGCGCTGCTACATCAGCGTCGACGGCGGAATGAGCGACAACATCCGGCCTGCGCTCTACGGAGCCGAGTACGACGTCCGACTGGTGTCGCGGGTCACCGACGCTGCCCCGACGCTGGCCCGAATCGTCGGAAAGCATTGCGAGAGTGGCGACATCATCGTCCGCGACACCTGGGTGCCGGGAGATGTGACACCCGGCGACCTGCTGGCGGTGGCCGCCACGGGCGCCTACTGCTATTCGATGTCCAGTCGATACAACCTGATCGGCCGCCCCGCGGTGGTGGCTGTGCGCGACGGGCGGGCACGTCTGATCCTGCGCCGGGAAACCGTCGACGATCTGCTGAGTTTGGAAGTGAGGTAG
- a CDS encoding terminase large subunit domain-containing protein, with protein MSTATADPARLTAIRELRADRGRQRPTGPADLARRLDPKFIITPTIRLLSDIAVRAVETPDCRDIVTTPPRTGKSRLLAVWEVVWALMCNPDLQIVLVSYSDELAQAHSREARQLINEHADYLGFRLSTDKTAVGRWRVEGHAGGLLATGINSGVTGFGADLMVIDDPVKDSAEADSAAHRRRVITEYRSTLATRVHPGGSVLLVMTRWHERDLAGELLDAEPDVWTHTNVPAVAETGVPDVLGRTHGVAMTSALGFTADHFAAARRTSGERAWYALYEGVPSAPEGGLVKREWLEQWRLPAAPTGPVKTVIGVDPADSGSGDACGIVAASLTAEGVVAVIADMSAPMTSDQWARAAVDLAVDVGASEIAVEGFSARETYRRVVNDALRRAKLHRPINVTTWPPKGSGRGGGDALARSAALLQGLETGTTRIAGHLPALEQAAVTWQAGQHQPDSLAAVVVAHDVLVHAIGQQWGFASPLDSERRMRDRPITSLPAYLTRRISG; from the coding sequence ATGAGCACCGCAACCGCCGACCCGGCCCGGCTCACCGCCATTCGCGAGCTGCGGGCTGATCGAGGCCGTCAACGGCCCACTGGCCCTGCCGATCTGGCGCGGCGGCTGGACCCGAAGTTCATCATCACGCCGACCATCCGGCTGCTGTCGGACATCGCCGTCCGCGCTGTCGAAACGCCGGACTGCCGCGACATCGTGACCACCCCGCCGCGCACTGGCAAGTCCCGGCTGCTGGCCGTGTGGGAGGTGGTGTGGGCGCTGATGTGCAACCCCGATCTGCAGATTGTGTTGGTGAGCTACAGCGACGAACTCGCCCAAGCGCACAGCCGCGAGGCGCGCCAGCTGATCAACGAGCACGCCGACTACCTCGGCTTCCGGCTGTCGACCGACAAAACGGCGGTGGGCCGCTGGCGGGTCGAGGGCCACGCAGGCGGGCTGCTGGCGACCGGGATCAACAGTGGCGTCACAGGTTTCGGTGCCGACCTCATGGTGATTGATGACCCGGTGAAGGACTCCGCCGAGGCCGACTCCGCTGCTCACCGCCGCCGCGTGATCACCGAGTACCGCTCCACGCTGGCGACCCGCGTGCATCCCGGCGGGTCGGTCCTGCTGGTGATGACGCGCTGGCATGAACGCGACCTCGCCGGAGAACTGCTCGATGCCGAACCCGACGTCTGGACGCACACCAACGTCCCGGCCGTCGCCGAGACCGGCGTGCCCGACGTGCTGGGCCGCACCCACGGCGTCGCGATGACGTCGGCGCTGGGCTTCACCGCAGACCACTTCGCCGCCGCTCGACGCACCTCCGGTGAGCGCGCCTGGTATGCCCTGTACGAGGGGGTGCCCTCGGCACCGGAAGGTGGTCTCGTCAAACGGGAGTGGCTGGAGCAGTGGCGGCTGCCTGCAGCGCCGACCGGCCCGGTCAAGACGGTCATCGGCGTCGACCCGGCTGACTCCGGCTCCGGTGACGCCTGCGGCATCGTGGCAGCGAGCCTCACGGCTGAGGGTGTGGTGGCCGTGATCGCCGACATGTCTGCACCAATGACGAGTGATCAATGGGCCAGGGCCGCTGTCGATCTGGCGGTGGACGTCGGCGCATCGGAGATCGCCGTAGAAGGCTTCTCCGCCCGCGAGACCTACCGCCGGGTGGTCAACGACGCGCTGCGCCGGGCCAAGCTCCACCGCCCGATTAACGTCACCACCTGGCCTCCCAAGGGCAGCGGGCGCGGTGGCGGCGACGCACTCGCCCGCTCGGCTGCGCTGCTGCAAGGGTTGGAGACCGGCACCACTCGCATCGCCGGGCACCTGCCCGCCCTCGAACAGGCGGCGGTCACCTGGCAGGCCGGACAGCACCAGCCCGACAGCCTCGCCGCCGTGGTCGTGGCCCACGACGTGCTGGTCCACGCGATCGGCCAGCAATGGGGTTTCGCGTCGCCCCTCGACAGCGAGAGGCGGATGCGAGACCGCCCGATCACGTCGCTACCGGCGTACTTGACCCGCCGCATCAGCGGGTAG